A window of the Vigna angularis cultivar LongXiaoDou No.4 chromosome 3, ASM1680809v1, whole genome shotgun sequence genome harbors these coding sequences:
- the LOC108324308 gene encoding uncharacterized protein LOC108324308, translating into MESLKLASLALSPYRRSGMLGNRLNSPLLTIDSAAQFWYCKADLSAASSSIPLPNIRFSCRYSPSVATATWTSNPSTKHWILHSTAQIESIITSNEDQSMWEACKQALSAFNFSDEEKDKILGKAFGLVHSPYWGEERTMEVPKFETVNGILDYLRSLNLSDDDLSKLLKKFPEILGCNLEEELKGNVKILEEQWSINGNSLRKLLLRNPKVLGYNVDCKGDCIAQCTRCWARF; encoded by the exons ATGGAGAGTCTCAAGCTTGCATCTTTGGCCCTGTCTCCTTATCGACGCTCTG GGATGTTAGGGAACCGGTTGAATTCCCCTTTACTTACCATTGATTCTGCAGCACAGTTTTGGTATTGCAAG GCTGATCTTTCTGCTGCATCATCAAGTATTCCACTGCCAAATATCAGATTTTCTTGTAGATATTCACCAAGTGTAGCAACAGCAACATGGACCTCAAATCCTTCTACCAAACATTGGATATTGCACTCAACTGCGCAGATAGAAAGTATTATCACAAGTAATGAAGATCAAAGCATGTGGGAGGCATGTAAACAAGCTCTTTCTGCATTTAACTTCAGTGATGAAGAAAAGGACAAGATTCTTGGGAAAGCATTTGGTCTTGTTCATTCCCCTTACTGGGGAGAAGAACGTACGATGGAAGTTCCCAAATTTGAGACAGTAAATGGAATACTAGACTATCTTAGGAGTTTAAATCTTTCTGATGATGATCTGTCTAAGTTGCTTAAAAAGTTTCCAGAAATTCTTGGATGTAATTTAGAGGAAGAGTTGAAAGGCAATGTAAAGATCCTGGAGGAGCAATGGAGTATTAACGGAAATTCTCTTAGGAAACTTCTCCTTAGAAATCCAAAAGTTTTGGGTTATAATGTTGATTGCAAGGGAGACTGTATAGCACAATGCACTAGATGCTGGGCTCGCTTCTAG